From Chryseobacterium salivictor, a single genomic window includes:
- a CDS encoding AI-2E family transporter, whose protein sequence is MKNVFQKTTIQQTLIVLALVILAVDVFVLQYFVSGLFAAITFYFLTRKLYRKLVDQKKWNSNLAVTFIFTLLIISFGIPLWILIDILVPQINELINDRNTIIEKFQSIQVFLENNEFLQRFDFKVTHEQIVQLINKVISVIPSTLNAVGQIFANIFVALFILYYMLLNTRSMEADFKEMLPLSERSKNYFIKENAGLITSNAYGIPIIAFAQAVVAIIGYFIFDVNNAIFWGLLTGAASILPVIGTMFIWIPICIYQLATGDIHNGLFLGLYCLIFVGSIDNILRFTVLKKMADIHPLITVFGVLLGLKLFGMMGLVFGPVLLSLPGILYKIFKMETGQSENIKLTPKTDILQEASTNEDPTAL, encoded by the coding sequence GTGAAAAATGTCTTTCAAAAAACAACAATTCAGCAAACACTTATCGTGCTGGCGCTTGTAATATTAGCGGTTGATGTTTTTGTTTTGCAATATTTTGTGTCGGGTCTTTTTGCCGCTATTACCTTTTATTTTCTAACACGTAAATTATACCGTAAACTGGTCGATCAGAAAAAGTGGAACAGCAATCTAGCGGTTACTTTTATTTTCACCCTGCTCATCATCAGCTTTGGCATTCCCCTCTGGATCTTAATTGATATTTTGGTGCCCCAAATAAATGAGCTGATAAATGATCGGAATACCATTATAGAAAAATTTCAGTCGATACAGGTCTTTCTTGAAAATAATGAATTTCTGCAGCGCTTTGATTTTAAAGTTACACATGAGCAGATCGTACAGCTCATTAATAAAGTGATCTCTGTCATCCCTTCCACCCTCAATGCAGTGGGTCAAATTTTCGCTAATATTTTCGTAGCTCTTTTCATACTGTACTATATGCTGTTGAACACCAGAAGCATGGAAGCTGATTTTAAGGAAATGCTGCCCTTATCGGAGCGGAGTAAAAATTATTTTATAAAAGAAAATGCCGGACTCATCACGTCCAATGCGTATGGTATTCCTATCATCGCTTTTGCGCAGGCAGTGGTTGCGATTATTGGTTATTTTATTTTTGATGTAAACAACGCTATTTTTTGGGGGTTACTTACCGGAGCGGCCTCTATATTACCGGTAATCGGCACCATGTTTATCTGGATTCCCATCTGTATATATCAGTTGGCAACCGGCGATATTCACAACGGATTGTTTCTGGGACTGTACTGTCTGATATTTGTGGGTTCTATTGATAATATTTTAAGGTTTACCGTACTTAAAAAAATGGCAGATATCCATCCTCTGATTACCGTCTTCGGGGTTTTATTAGGTCTTAAACTTTTTGGAATGATGGGTCTGGTTTTTGGACCGGTGCTACTTTCCTTACCGGGTATTCTCTATAAAATTTTTAAAATGGAAACAGGCCAAAGCGAAAATATTAAGCTCACACCCAAAACGGATATTTTGCAAGAAGCATCGACAAATGAAGACCCTACTGCCCTTTAA
- a CDS encoding PLDc N-terminal domain-containing protein, with protein sequence MSTQVYYSLFLILFLVVFIISIIAILKNPSYSKSAKLLWIAVCLFMPFLGSLIYYFYRKG encoded by the coding sequence ATGAGCACTCAAGTCTATTATTCCCTGTTTCTGATTCTGTTTCTTGTCGTTTTTATCATCAGCATTATAGCAATTCTGAAAAACCCTTCTTATTCGAAGTCGGCAAAATTACTGTGGATTGCTGTTTGCCTTTTCATGCCGTTTTTGGGATCGCTTATCTATTACTTTTATAGAAAAGGCTGA
- a CDS encoding plastocyanin/azurin family copper-binding protein, with the protein MISKKNIFRTGSFFAAIVCLITIISCNQGSKDTIPAVNDNSMSTEKSGSPTSAPAPKMDSAAANMNTNTADSNPASAHVVTIENMKFNPATITVKKGNQVTFTNKDVVAHNATETHNAWASPMLQTGQSWTFTPEKTSDYYCTVHLVMKGKIIVK; encoded by the coding sequence ATGATTTCGAAAAAGAATATTTTTAGAACAGGATCTTTTTTCGCTGCAATCGTTTGTTTAATAACTATAATCAGTTGCAACCAGGGATCCAAAGATACGATACCTGCGGTAAATGATAATTCCATGAGTACCGAAAAAAGCGGAAGCCCAACGTCAGCACCGGCTCCCAAAATGGATTCTGCCGCAGCGAATATGAACACGAATACAGCAGACAGTAATCCTGCATCTGCTCATGTGGTGACCATAGAAAACATGAAATTTAATCCGGCAACGATAACCGTTAAAAAAGGAAATCAGGTAACATTCACCAACAAAGATGTCGTGGCCCACAATGCCACAGAAACACATAATGCATGGGCTTCTCCGATGTTACAGACCGGCCAGTCCTGGACGTTCACTCCCGAAAAGACTTCCGATTATTACTGCACCGTACATCTGGTGATGAAGGGTAAAATTATTGTAAAGTAA
- a CDS encoding cation-translocating P-type ATPase encodes MSKEIQQWFTQSVPETLNKLSLDSDNGLSEAEALKRKELFGPNALKAKTKKPVYKVFLSQLKDWLIYILFAAVIITIFMGEYIDSGIIMLVILLNAAIGTYQEVKAGKAIEALLKMSSPKALVKRNGQTKEIDSAELVPGDLIILDAGRIIPADLRLLETVNLQIEESSLTGEAVPVLKNAAATFTDPNLPIADRENMAFMSTVVTAGRGSGIVVETGMNTEVGKIADLLDNDFQMKTPLEKKLSDLGKTLGKIAVGICIVIFGISWFQGRDPAEMFLISVSLAVASIPEGLAAIVAVVLSIGVTAMSKKNAIIRKLPAVETLGSVNIICSDKTGTFTLNKMTVTELYTADGLVLLDLLKKNTVSDSHRKLSEGMILCSDATLENDEATGDPTEIALLILGDQIGLDRTGLIKKNERIAENPFESSRKMMSVLIKSGNEVTVYTKGALDNLLKRVTKVYDKDEIRNITPEDIKNFRHAARKMSDNALRTLALAYKSAEVSTPRDQMEKDLVLIGLVGMIDPAREEVKPAVKLAKQAGIKTVMITGDHKNTALAIAKNLEVADNMDQVLTGPELDELSDEELQQKVGNYRVFARVSPQHKVKIVQAFQANGNVVSMTGDGVNDGPSLQIADIGVAMGITGTDVAKNAADMILTDDNFTTIVVAIEQGRNIFNNIKKSVLFLLTCNLGEVLAMFIPLSLGWPAPLMATQLLWINLLTDSLPAIALGMDAGDSDVMKDKPRKFNDNFFSNGAGIQVFLGGLLIGAITIFAFWYGFYEMGYSPFDKNIPEEVLKNSRTLTFLVLVFAQLFYSFGLRNSKKPFYQFNILGNKFLNSTLLLGIFLQLILLFIPVLRTAFKLHIPDAKGWIVALSLGIIPFIVLEISKIFTLKKN; translated from the coding sequence ATGTCTAAAGAAATACAACAGTGGTTCACCCAGTCTGTCCCGGAAACTTTAAATAAACTTTCCCTGGATTCAGACAATGGCCTGTCGGAAGCGGAAGCTCTGAAAAGGAAAGAACTTTTCGGGCCAAATGCATTAAAAGCGAAGACGAAAAAACCAGTCTATAAAGTTTTCCTTTCGCAATTAAAAGACTGGCTTATCTATATTCTTTTTGCGGCGGTAATCATCACTATTTTCATGGGGGAATATATTGATTCCGGCATTATCATGTTGGTTATTCTCCTCAATGCCGCCATTGGAACTTATCAGGAAGTAAAGGCAGGCAAAGCCATTGAGGCGCTTTTGAAAATGTCATCTCCCAAAGCTTTAGTAAAGAGAAACGGACAAACGAAAGAAATCGACAGTGCAGAACTTGTTCCCGGTGATCTTATTATTTTAGATGCCGGTCGGATTATCCCGGCAGATTTGCGTTTGCTGGAAACGGTGAATTTACAGATTGAAGAATCGTCACTCACCGGTGAAGCGGTTCCTGTACTTAAAAATGCGGCCGCCACTTTTACAGATCCCAATTTACCAATCGCTGACCGGGAGAATATGGCTTTTATGTCAACGGTTGTTACGGCAGGTCGTGGCAGTGGAATCGTAGTAGAGACAGGAATGAATACCGAAGTCGGGAAAATTGCTGATCTTCTTGATAACGATTTTCAGATGAAGACTCCGTTGGAAAAAAAATTAAGCGATCTAGGGAAAACCCTGGGGAAAATTGCGGTAGGAATCTGTATCGTCATCTTTGGGATTTCCTGGTTTCAGGGACGGGATCCGGCCGAAATGTTCCTGATATCCGTTTCGCTGGCGGTTGCTTCTATTCCCGAAGGTTTGGCCGCAATTGTAGCGGTGGTACTTTCCATTGGTGTTACCGCCATGTCTAAAAAAAATGCGATTATCCGTAAACTGCCGGCGGTGGAAACTTTAGGTTCCGTGAATATCATCTGCTCGGATAAAACAGGAACATTTACGCTTAATAAAATGACCGTAACCGAACTCTATACCGCAGACGGTTTAGTCCTGTTGGATTTACTTAAAAAAAATACTGTTTCTGATTCCCACCGCAAATTATCTGAAGGGATGATTCTATGTTCAGACGCAACCTTGGAAAATGATGAGGCCACTGGTGACCCGACAGAAATTGCGCTGCTCATTCTGGGCGATCAGATCGGTCTTGACAGAACAGGATTAATAAAAAAAAATGAACGGATTGCTGAGAACCCTTTTGAAAGCAGCCGAAAAATGATGTCGGTTTTGATCAAATCAGGAAATGAGGTTACGGTTTATACGAAAGGTGCCTTAGACAATTTATTAAAACGGGTAACGAAGGTGTATGATAAAGATGAAATAAGAAACATCACCCCGGAGGATATTAAAAACTTTCGGCATGCGGCCAGAAAAATGTCGGACAATGCGTTACGAACACTCGCTCTCGCCTATAAATCTGCTGAAGTGAGCACTCCACGTGATCAAATGGAAAAAGATTTGGTTTTAATCGGTTTGGTGGGAATGATCGATCCGGCGCGTGAAGAAGTAAAACCGGCGGTTAAATTGGCAAAACAGGCGGGTATAAAAACCGTTATGATTACAGGAGATCACAAAAATACGGCTTTAGCCATCGCGAAAAATCTTGAAGTTGCCGATAATATGGATCAGGTGTTGACAGGTCCCGAACTGGATGAATTAAGTGATGAGGAACTACAGCAGAAAGTTGGAAACTACCGGGTATTTGCAAGGGTTTCACCACAGCATAAAGTAAAAATCGTTCAGGCGTTTCAGGCCAACGGAAATGTCGTTTCCATGACGGGTGACGGTGTTAATGACGGTCCGTCGCTTCAGATTGCAGACATCGGCGTCGCTATGGGTATTACGGGAACCGATGTAGCAAAAAACGCGGCAGACATGATTCTCACCGACGATAATTTTACTACCATCGTGGTTGCCATTGAACAGGGAAGAAACATTTTTAATAACATTAAAAAATCGGTCCTGTTTCTGTTGACCTGTAACCTGGGTGAAGTCCTCGCCATGTTTATCCCGCTTTCTTTAGGATGGCCTGCCCCCTTAATGGCTACACAGCTTTTATGGATTAATTTATTAACGGATTCGCTTCCTGCAATTGCTCTTGGAATGGATGCGGGTGATTCTGACGTAATGAAGGATAAACCCAGAAAATTCAATGATAATTTCTTTTCTAATGGTGCCGGAATTCAGGTATTTTTAGGTGGACTTTTGATTGGGGCGATAACCATTTTCGCGTTCTGGTATGGATTTTATGAAATGGGATACTCCCCTTTTGATAAAAACATTCCGGAAGAGGTACTTAAAAATTCACGAACTTTAACATTTCTGGTTTTGGTATTTGCCCAACTCTTCTATTCGTTCGGTTTGCGAAACAGTAAAAAACCTTTTTATCAATTTAATATTCTTGGCAACAAATTTTTAAACAGTACACTTCTTTTAGGAATATTCCTGCAGCTGATATTGTTATTTATTCCTGTTTTACGTACTGCGTTCAAGCTCCACATCCCAGACGCAAAAGGTTGGATAGTCGCTTTATCACTCGGTATAATACCATTTATTGTCTTAGAAATTTCTAAAATATTTACACTGAAAAAAAACTAA
- a CDS encoding transposase translates to MWSNKGSKEVQHFVYPKSKVMKNYCFHIGIDVSKLKLDVNLLNSQTLESEHFVLDNDAKSIKLFIKALIKRKIDIREVLFCCENTGIYTNHLINVSTDLKFDLWVVPAIEIKRSKGISRGKTDKTDAKDIAFYSFRNLDKLKIFNVSDINIQKLKILFTEREKVLKALLLLETTKENENFVDKKVFAEVVGINKSLINVIKKTLQKIEIKIKEIIKADEQLDQQNRLIQSIPGLGEKTSTYLIIATKGFTMFANWRKFACYSGIAPFEYSSGTSIKGRTKVNHMADKKMKSLLQMCAMTAIKYDPQLKEYYQKKKLEGKNSMLVLNNIRCKLISRVFAVISRETPYINTYKFAS, encoded by the coding sequence TTGTGGTCTAATAAAGGCTCTAAAGAAGTTCAACATTTTGTTTATCCTAAATCCAAAGTTATGAAAAATTATTGCTTCCACATTGGGATTGATGTTTCAAAATTGAAATTGGATGTAAATCTATTGAACAGTCAAACCCTTGAATCCGAACATTTTGTATTGGATAACGATGCAAAGTCCATCAAACTTTTCATCAAAGCTCTTATTAAACGAAAAATTGACATTCGCGAAGTCTTATTCTGTTGTGAAAACACAGGTATTTATACCAATCATTTAATTAATGTTTCAACAGATTTGAAATTTGATCTATGGGTCGTTCCCGCCATTGAAATTAAACGATCCAAAGGAATTTCTAGAGGAAAAACGGATAAAACGGACGCCAAAGATATTGCGTTTTATAGCTTTAGGAATCTAGATAAGTTGAAAATTTTCAATGTATCTGATATTAATATTCAAAAATTAAAAATTCTTTTCACCGAAAGAGAAAAAGTTTTAAAAGCATTATTACTTCTAGAAACGACCAAAGAAAATGAAAATTTTGTTGATAAAAAGGTGTTTGCAGAAGTAGTAGGGATCAATAAATCTCTGATCAACGTGATAAAAAAAACGCTTCAAAAAATAGAAATTAAAATTAAAGAAATCATTAAAGCTGATGAACAATTGGATCAGCAAAATCGGCTCATTCAATCAATCCCTGGATTAGGAGAGAAAACCAGTACCTATTTAATTATTGCAACAAAAGGATTTACGATGTTTGCTAATTGGCGAAAATTTGCTTGCTATTCTGGTATAGCTCCTTTTGAATATAGTTCTGGAACAAGCATAAAAGGCAGAACCAAAGTAAATCATATGGCAGATAAAAAAATGAAATCTTTGCTCCAAATGTGTGCAATGACCGCAATTAAATACGACCCTCAATTAAAAGAATATTACCAGAAGAAAAAGCTTGAAGGAAAAAACTCCATGCTGGTTTTAAATAACATAAGATGCAAACTAATCAGCAGAGTTTTTGCAGTAATAAGTCGAGAAACTCCTTACATCAACACTTACAAATTTGCATCTTAA
- a CDS encoding acyl-CoA dehydrogenase family protein has translation MSDTKTTLKGGEFIIKDIPAAELFSLEELNDEQKMLRESLHEFMEREVIPNRERFEQKDYALTEATMRKLGELGTLGIAVPESYGGLGMGFVSTMLACDVVSGANGSLATAYGAHTGIGTLPILLYGTEEQKQKYLPALATGEKFGAYCLTEPDAGSDANSGKTRAVLSEDGKHYIINGQKMWISNAGFADTFTLFARIEDDKNITGFVINRSELEDPNSMTFGEEEHKLGIRSSSTRQVFFNDMKIPVGNLLGERNNGFKIALNALNAGRIKLAAANVDGQRRITSLAINYANERKQFGVSISTFGAIRKKIAEMSTGIFVSESGAYRAAKNVEDKIEELVTGGMSPENAEMNALAEYAVECSILKVYVSDLTQHIADEGIQIYGGMGFSEDAPMEAAWRDSRIGRIYEGTNEINRLLAVGMLIKKTMKGELDLLKPAMAIGKELMGIPSFEVPDYSEYMSEERAILHNLKKVFLMVAGAALQKYMMDIEKQQHLLLNASEILNQIYMAESAVLRAEKHFDTDSVQAAMARLNLYKAVEAITTAAKEGIVSFAEGDEQRMMLSGLRRFTKYTNMPNVVALTEKVAAHFVEKGSY, from the coding sequence ATGAGCGATACAAAAACAACATTAAAAGGCGGCGAATTCATCATCAAAGATATTCCTGCAGCAGAATTATTCAGTCTTGAAGAACTGAACGACGAACAAAAAATGCTTCGGGAATCCCTTCATGAATTTATGGAAAGAGAAGTCATTCCAAACAGAGAACGTTTTGAGCAGAAAGATTATGCTTTGACAGAAGCAACAATGCGCAAACTGGGCGAACTGGGAACGCTGGGAATCGCAGTTCCCGAGTCTTACGGCGGCCTTGGAATGGGCTTCGTGAGCACCATGCTGGCGTGTGACGTTGTTTCCGGCGCCAATGGTTCTCTCGCTACAGCGTACGGCGCACATACCGGAATCGGAACCCTTCCTATCCTTCTTTACGGAACGGAAGAGCAAAAACAAAAATACCTTCCCGCTTTAGCAACGGGTGAAAAATTCGGAGCCTATTGCCTGACCGAACCCGATGCAGGTTCCGATGCCAACTCCGGAAAAACACGAGCAGTCCTGTCCGAAGACGGAAAACATTACATCATCAACGGACAGAAAATGTGGATTTCCAATGCGGGTTTTGCCGATACTTTCACTCTGTTTGCACGGATTGAAGATGATAAAAACATCACCGGTTTCGTGATCAACCGTTCAGAACTGGAAGATCCAAACAGCATGACTTTCGGTGAAGAAGAGCACAAATTGGGGATCCGCTCATCTTCTACCCGTCAGGTTTTCTTTAATGATATGAAGATTCCGGTTGGAAATCTTTTAGGCGAAAGAAACAACGGTTTCAAAATCGCATTAAATGCATTGAACGCCGGCCGTATCAAATTAGCAGCTGCAAACGTAGACGGACAAAGAAGAATCACCTCGCTTGCCATTAATTATGCGAACGAAAGAAAACAGTTCGGTGTTTCTATTTCAACTTTCGGGGCGATCCGTAAGAAGATTGCAGAAATGTCAACAGGAATATTTGTTTCTGAATCCGGCGCGTACAGAGCAGCAAAAAATGTAGAAGATAAAATTGAAGAATTGGTTACTGGCGGAATGTCACCCGAAAACGCAGAAATGAATGCTTTGGCAGAATATGCGGTTGAATGTTCAATTTTGAAAGTGTACGTTTCCGATTTAACGCAACACATCGCCGATGAAGGTATCCAGATTTACGGCGGCATGGGATTCTCGGAAGACGCTCCAATGGAAGCCGCCTGGAGAGATTCCAGAATAGGCAGAATCTACGAAGGGACCAACGAAATCAACCGCTTGTTAGCCGTAGGTATGCTGATCAAGAAAACCATGAAAGGCGAACTGGATCTGTTGAAACCAGCCATGGCCATCGGAAAAGAACTGATGGGAATTCCCTCATTTGAAGTTCCGGATTATTCAGAATATATGTCTGAAGAAAGAGCGATCCTTCACAACCTGAAGAAAGTATTCTTAATGGTTGCCGGAGCCGCGCTTCAGAAATACATGATGGATATTGAGAAACAACAACATTTATTATTGAATGCCTCCGAAATCCTGAACCAGATCTACATGGCAGAATCTGCAGTTTTACGCGCAGAAAAACATTTCGACACCGATTCTGTTCAGGCAGCAATGGCGAGACTCAACCTTTACAAAGCCGTGGAAGCCATTACCACCGCAGCGAAAGAAGGAATCGTATCTTTTGCCGAAGGCGACGAACAGCGCATGATGCTTTCAGGCTTAAGAAGATTTACAAAATACACCAATATGCCAAATGTGGTCGCACTTACTGAAAAAGTAGCCGCCCATTTCGTGGAAAAAGGATCTTACTAG
- a CDS encoding DUF4142 domain-containing protein, protein MKTLKSLALSGTMLLSALLFSTHVSAQEQKTPQLTDPEIASVAVTANQIDVDYATIALKKSHNKDITNFAATMKRDHNAVIKMAVDLVTKLKVTPKTNAVTKSLLETAAKEKAILNAKNGRAFDKAYVDNEVSYHESTIKAVETILIPQSKNAELKALLEKAVPIFKTHLEHAKMIQKKFK, encoded by the coding sequence ATGAAAACTCTAAAAAGCCTGGCTTTATCCGGAACAATGCTTTTGTCTGCATTGTTATTTTCCACTCATGTTTCTGCACAGGAACAGAAAACACCGCAGCTTACCGACCCCGAAATTGCCTCTGTAGCGGTAACGGCAAATCAAATTGACGTAGATTATGCTACGATAGCACTGAAAAAGTCTCATAATAAAGACATTACAAACTTTGCTGCTACGATGAAAAGAGACCATAATGCTGTGATTAAAATGGCTGTAGATCTTGTGACGAAATTAAAAGTGACTCCCAAAACGAATGCCGTCACAAAATCTTTATTAGAAACGGCAGCGAAAGAAAAAGCAATCTTAAATGCAAAAAATGGGAGAGCTTTTGATAAAGCATATGTAGACAACGAGGTTTCCTATCATGAATCCACTATCAAAGCAGTAGAAACCATCCTGATACCCCAGTCTAAAAACGCAGAACTAAAAGCTTTGCTTGAAAAAGCAGTGCCTATTTTTAAAACGCACCTTGAGCATGCAAAAATGATTCAGAAAAAATTCAAATAA
- a CDS encoding 4a-hydroxytetrahydrobiopterin dehydratase → MWKETDGKLQQTFKFKDFSEAFAFMTRVALAAESMQHHPDWSNEYNKVNISLCTHDAGDVITEKDHKLAKAIDKIMA, encoded by the coding sequence ATGTGGAAAGAAACCGATGGAAAACTACAGCAAACTTTTAAGTTTAAAGATTTTTCCGAAGCATTTGCTTTTATGACCAGAGTTGCCTTGGCTGCAGAGAGTATGCAGCATCATCCCGACTGGTCCAACGAATACAATAAAGTGAACATCAGTTTATGCACACACGACGCAGGCGATGTCATTACCGAAAAAGACCACAAACTGGCCAAAGCGATTGACAAGATAATGGCGTAA
- a CDS encoding four helix bundle protein, translating to MPSNIAEGSSRTNKSFSHYLDISLGSSFELQTQLLLANYKKYVSDESTAVIESKIEEFQRATMVFQNTLNQ from the coding sequence ATTCCTTCAAATATTGCAGAAGGTTCAAGTAGGACAAATAAATCTTTCAGTCATTATTTAGACATCTCATTAGGTTCCTCATTCGAATTGCAGACTCAACTGTTATTGGCAAATTATAAAAAATATGTTTCAGATGAGAGCACTGCTGTAATTGAGTCTAAAATAGAGGAATTTCAACGGGCAACAATGGTATTTCAAAATACATTAAATCAATAA
- a CDS encoding restriction endonuclease encodes MNPRQFEEFVCEHFRQQGYKTELTTYSNDYGIDGFAIKGKQKIAIQSKMYGHTTRKINRQMVMELHGAKDFFDCTKAVIATDGIFLQDALVVAEKLKIEILYLNEIPKSISTSITTTKNTNNKTFEQIWENYIIPLQGKTLTRKSGETNQIIKADWSGIERKTSNGNNGKIKIEIFKQAVNRLLTNGSISRDYINQNYVGRASSGIILVLSQVPFFELTEKPTGLKYEK; translated from the coding sequence ATGAACCCAAGACAATTTGAAGAATTTGTTTGTGAACATTTTCGCCAACAAGGATATAAAACAGAACTTACAACTTATAGCAACGATTACGGAATTGATGGCTTCGCTATTAAAGGAAAGCAGAAAATTGCTATACAATCGAAAATGTACGGACACACAACAAGGAAAATTAACCGACAAATGGTAATGGAACTTCACGGAGCTAAAGATTTTTTTGATTGCACTAAAGCAGTTATTGCAACAGACGGAATTTTTCTTCAAGACGCATTGGTTGTTGCTGAAAAATTGAAAATCGAAATTCTGTATTTAAATGAAATCCCAAAAAGTATTTCTACAAGTATAACGACAACAAAAAACACGAACAATAAAACATTTGAGCAAATTTGGGAAAACTACATAATTCCACTTCAGGGCAAAACATTGACAAGAAAAAGTGGAGAAACAAATCAAATAATTAAAGCAGATTGGAGCGGAATAGAACGAAAAACTTCAAATGGAAATAATGGAAAAATTAAAATAGAAATATTTAAGCAAGCTGTGAATAGGCTTTTGACAAATGGTTCAATATCTCGTGATTACATTAATCAAAACTATGTCGGACGAGCATCTTCGGGAATAATTTTAGTATTATCACAAGTACCATTTTTCGAATTGACTGAAAAACCAACCGGATTAAAATATGAAAAGTAG
- a CDS encoding substrate-binding domain-containing protein has translation MYKLFYTAAFLISFPTLFLAQMDTLYVYGPGGPFAPINESAQIFGKKHQLFVKVVAGPEDHWIAQAKQNADLIYGGAEYMLTSFAMKHPDLVDPTTRQELYKRGAAILVKPGNPKNIRSLKDLTKNGIAVLDVNGAGQLGLWEDLAGKQNAIEGIQKNIKNSFANTALGIAAWKADPTYDAWINYESWHYRLQDFTQVVKIPKFKNVYRGTPIALTTISRQRTMAVQFIDFMRSTEGHSIFKKWGWE, from the coding sequence ATGTATAAACTGTTCTATACCGCTGCTTTTCTCATCTCCTTTCCTACTTTATTTCTAGCCCAGATGGACACCTTATATGTGTATGGTCCGGGCGGTCCTTTTGCTCCCATCAATGAATCTGCCCAGATTTTCGGTAAGAAACATCAACTTTTTGTAAAGGTAGTTGCCGGTCCGGAAGACCATTGGATCGCGCAGGCAAAACAAAATGCAGACCTCATCTACGGCGGCGCCGAATATATGCTGACTTCTTTTGCCATGAAACATCCTGATCTTGTCGATCCTACAACCAGACAGGAACTGTACAAAAGAGGCGCAGCTATCCTTGTAAAACCGGGAAACCCTAAAAATATAAGATCACTGAAAGATCTTACCAAAAACGGTATTGCGGTTTTGGATGTAAATGGTGCCGGACAATTGGGATTGTGGGAAGATCTTGCGGGAAAGCAAAACGCGATTGAAGGAATACAAAAAAACATCAAAAATTCTTTTGCCAATACGGCACTCGGAATTGCAGCCTGGAAAGCGGACCCGACCTATGACGCCTGGATCAATTATGAATCGTGGCATTATCGGTTACAAGACTTTACGCAGGTAGTGAAAATTCCAAAATTTAAAAATGTCTATCGCGGAACGCCCATTGCGCTCACAACCATTTCCAGACAAAGAACAATGGCGGTGCAGTTCATCGATTTTATGCGTTCCACAGAAGGTCACAGCATTTTTAAAAAATGGGGATGGGAATAA
- a CDS encoding GLPGLI family protein, protein MKNIIPFLLLFSVNFLFSQTTRVYYQFTYKPNKTDTLKQTELQVLLFNNERSSFQSYKQLQRDSLISVSLEYKNKSGEFSHNDQNFTKSIINQYIIETNIKEKSLQFTDILGNQISASYQENINLKWNLENEKMDILNIPCQKAYTNFGGRKWTAWFASDYHSSFGPYKFFGLPGLILKLYDSEKNFDWEVYGIKNYHDSQLYEKNYFELQAFPTTKIEKNKFLKMEQQFKEHPMGNVKESFPDLSGEMLKDILEREKKEIEKNNYYNNPIEI, encoded by the coding sequence ATGAAAAACATTATCCCATTTCTGCTTTTATTCTCTGTGAACTTTCTGTTTTCGCAAACGACCAGAGTTTATTATCAGTTTACGTATAAACCAAATAAAACTGATACTTTAAAACAAACTGAATTGCAAGTTCTTCTTTTTAATAATGAAAGATCATCATTTCAGTCCTATAAGCAACTCCAGCGGGATTCATTAATTTCTGTTTCTTTAGAATATAAAAACAAAAGTGGAGAATTTTCACACAACGATCAAAATTTTACCAAATCCATTATCAACCAATACATCATTGAAACCAACATAAAGGAAAAATCCTTACAATTCACAGATATTTTAGGAAATCAAATTTCTGCAAGTTATCAGGAAAACATAAATCTGAAATGGAATCTTGAAAACGAAAAAATGGATATTCTAAATATTCCGTGTCAAAAAGCATATACAAATTTTGGCGGAAGAAAATGGACAGCTTGGTTTGCTTCTGATTATCATTCCAGTTTTGGACCTTACAAATTTTTTGGGTTACCAGGTTTAATTTTGAAACTTTACGATTCGGAAAAAAACTTCGACTGGGAAGTTTACGGAATAAAAAATTACCATGATTCTCAATTGTATGAAAAAAATTATTTTGAGCTGCAAGCCTTTCCCACAACTAAAATAGAAAAGAATAAATTTCTAAAAATGGAGCAACAATTTAAAGAACATCCGATGGGAAATGTAAAAGAATCATTTCCAGATCTTTCAGGGGAAATGTTAAAAGATATTTTAGAACGTGAAAAGAAGGAAATTGAAAAAAACAATTATTACAACAATCCAATCGAAATATAA